Proteins encoded within one genomic window of Halobacteriovoraceae bacterium:
- a CDS encoding thioredoxin family protein gives MRFIIFFISLFLSSGIFSFEWITENLDQVFKQNHEKPYFIYFGAKWCPPCNMMKNEIFSHSLFKKSIEQFSAIYIDGDREDSNIWSMKFNAKSYPTMIVLDKNLKEISRMPITNDINLYISMLEKAKNSSISIKELLELSKSKPLEMNEIERIIGHSWYQDEGISAKEDEMSEIFKNLSSQPKTTNEQKKYLLVFSLFFKTGDDSKTFSDTELKLFEKLFFEVDHPYFLSLLSYKLSKYVDSIKDTTKKDIQLNYISRKLLAKIQSDLVDSTTKISYFSSLIEIYSHLQKNQKKQIKDQFIAFQENLLKETQDQNKRHSIISEIMYNLVQLKEYDKAIKIGENEISASHSPYYIMSYLGLAYREKGDFENSLVWRRKAFETADNPSRKLKWGTYYFRELVKLKPKKASKIKELLSEVLVLTTQVKGIYLKSDESSSLKILKSSIGKLDNFNEIKQFAVIQAQKYCAKSDQLAECQNWINNLKKL, from the coding sequence GTGAGATTCATTATATTTTTTATCAGTTTATTTTTATCAAGTGGCATTTTTTCCTTCGAATGGATCACTGAAAATCTTGACCAGGTATTCAAGCAAAATCATGAAAAACCCTACTTCATTTATTTTGGCGCAAAATGGTGTCCACCTTGCAATATGATGAAAAATGAAATTTTTAGTCATTCACTTTTCAAAAAGTCTATAGAACAATTCAGTGCTATCTATATTGATGGAGATCGTGAAGACTCAAATATATGGTCAATGAAATTTAATGCGAAATCATATCCTACAATGATCGTCCTAGATAAAAACTTAAAAGAAATCTCTAGAATGCCAATTACAAATGATATTAATCTCTATATCAGCATGCTTGAAAAAGCTAAAAACTCATCTATTTCAATTAAAGAACTTCTTGAATTATCTAAAAGTAAACCCTTAGAAATGAATGAAATTGAACGCATCATTGGCCACTCTTGGTATCAAGACGAGGGAATCTCAGCAAAAGAAGACGAAATGTCAGAAATCTTTAAAAATTTAAGTTCTCAACCTAAAACAACAAATGAGCAAAAAAAATATTTACTCGTCTTTTCTTTATTTTTTAAAACAGGTGATGATTCCAAAACATTTTCTGATACTGAATTAAAGCTCTTTGAAAAACTCTTTTTTGAAGTTGATCACCCTTATTTTTTAAGTCTTCTTTCTTATAAACTCTCTAAATATGTAGATTCAATAAAAGATACGACGAAGAAAGATATTCAATTAAATTATATTTCAAGAAAATTACTAGCTAAAATTCAATCTGATTTGGTTGATTCAACGACAAAGATAAGTTATTTTTCTTCTTTAATTGAAATCTATTCACATCTCCAGAAAAATCAAAAAAAGCAAATAAAGGATCAATTCATTGCATTTCAAGAAAATCTACTAAAGGAAACTCAAGATCAAAACAAACGACATTCTATCATTTCAGAAATTATGTACAACCTTGTTCAGCTAAAAGAATATGACAAGGCCATCAAGATTGGTGAAAATGAAATTTCAGCTTCTCATTCTCCATATTATATTATGAGTTATTTAGGTCTTGCCTATAGGGAGAAGGGAGATTTTGAAAATTCTCTTGTTTGGCGTAGAAAAGCATTTGAAACCGCAGATAATCCATCTCGAAAACTCAAATGGGGGACTTATTACTTTAGAGAACTTGTCAAACTTAAACCAAAAAAAGCAAGCAAAATAAAAGAGCTTCTTAGTGAGGTACTTGTTCTTACGACCCAAGTGAAAGGAATCTATCTAAAATCTGATGAAAGTAGTTCTCTTAAAATTCTAAAAAGCTCAATTGGCAAACTAGATAACTTTAACGAGATAAAGCAGTTTGCAGTGATTCAGGCCCAGAAATATTGTGCAAAATCAGATCAATTGGCCGAATGTCAAAACTGGATTAATAACTTAAAGAAATTATAA
- a CDS encoding DMT family transporter has protein sequence MFSKKEEYRAVAYCIIIMFIFCFHFFAAKEIMKEVPPLVLAAMRGLIGGIPLYLMYYKKVNPALNKTNIISVTIIAFLGFFINQIFFMVGLKNSSALNASIIINTIPIASTFMAIMFVLESFTVKKVLGITLGFVSVLILTLQKQNGANLDSSILGDVNIFLNVISFCFAMTLAKKIMSQDCPHELLSVGMLLLGGLFLISISAMDIPSFFKYSFKNLWNFCVMFFEVIISTSVVYYLNFKALQILPPSTTTIFIYFQPPITAILEYFFYNKIPSIIMLPAFLVICFAGYLVVKKPTIPKSHEENLENVA, from the coding sequence ATGTTTTCTAAAAAAGAAGAATACCGGGCCGTTGCTTATTGTATTATTATAATGTTTATTTTTTGCTTTCATTTCTTTGCTGCTAAAGAAATCATGAAAGAGGTGCCTCCTCTTGTACTAGCGGCCATGCGAGGGTTAATTGGAGGAATCCCTCTGTATCTAATGTACTATAAAAAAGTTAACCCAGCACTTAATAAGACAAATATCATTAGCGTGACAATTATTGCTTTTTTAGGATTTTTTATAAACCAAATCTTTTTTATGGTAGGACTCAAAAACTCTAGCGCCCTCAATGCATCTATTATCATTAACACTATACCAATTGCTTCAACTTTCATGGCAATCATGTTTGTACTAGAGAGCTTTACAGTCAAAAAAGTATTAGGAATAACTTTAGGATTTGTTAGTGTTTTAATTCTTACACTTCAAAAACAAAATGGGGCCAATCTTGATTCAAGCATTTTAGGAGATGTTAATATTTTTTTAAATGTCATTTCATTTTGTTTTGCGATGACTTTGGCAAAAAAAATAATGTCTCAAGATTGTCCTCATGAATTGTTGTCTGTTGGAATGTTATTATTAGGAGGACTTTTTTTAATTTCAATCTCAGCAATGGATATACCTTCATTTTTTAAATATTCATTTAAAAATCTATGGAATTTTTGTGTTATGTTTTTTGAAGTTATCATTTCAACATCAGTTGTCTATTACTTAAATTTCAAAGCTCTTCAGATATTACCTCCATCAACGACAACTATTTTTATCTACTTTCAACCTCCCATCACTGCCATATTGGAATATTTTTTCTATAACAAAATCCCTTCAATAATTATGTTGCCTGCCTTCTTAGTCATTTGTTTTGCAGGATATCTAGTGGTCAAAAAACCAACCATTCCCAAGTCCCATGAAGAAAATTTAGAGAATGTGGCTTAA
- a CDS encoding hydrogen peroxide-inducible genes activator, whose product MTITQLEYVLAVDKYKHFGRAAQECHVAQPTLSLQLQKLEKELNIIIFDRSQNPILTTPEGQILINQAKVVVTEFYKIQTLLEQDSDVVRGKFILGVIPTLAPYVIPLFTYEFMQNYPDVELEIVELQTHKIVLALKNDEIDAGLLVTPLQDDQLVERVLFYEPFLGYVSPSSPLYTKSQLGQKDIESNDLWVLTEGHCFRNQVLNICNTSVPKFKSKNLKYESGSIETMIKLVDYNGGHTLIPYLAARELQSKKKQIKTLKEVNAVREISLVHRRIFLKEKIINALQNEIIHNIPDDLKSYKKSFEIISID is encoded by the coding sequence GTGACAATTACACAATTAGAATATGTGCTGGCCGTAGATAAATATAAACATTTTGGTAGAGCTGCACAAGAATGTCATGTTGCACAACCAACTCTAAGCCTTCAATTGCAAAAACTTGAAAAAGAACTAAACATTATTATTTTTGATCGATCACAAAACCCCATCTTAACAACTCCTGAAGGACAAATATTAATTAATCAAGCAAAAGTCGTTGTTACGGAATTTTATAAAATCCAAACTCTTCTAGAACAAGATAGTGATGTTGTGAGAGGAAAGTTTATTCTTGGAGTGATTCCAACACTTGCGCCCTATGTAATTCCTTTGTTTACATATGAGTTTATGCAAAACTACCCAGACGTTGAATTAGAAATAGTTGAACTACAAACTCACAAAATCGTACTAGCTTTAAAAAATGATGAGATTGATGCAGGTTTATTAGTTACTCCACTTCAGGATGATCAGTTAGTTGAAAGAGTACTTTTTTATGAACCATTTTTAGGATATGTATCTCCAAGTTCACCACTTTATACCAAGTCACAACTTGGCCAAAAGGATATCGAGTCAAATGACTTATGGGTACTCACTGAGGGACATTGTTTTAGAAATCAAGTTTTGAATATTTGCAATACTTCAGTCCCAAAGTTCAAATCTAAAAATTTGAAATATGAGAGCGGATCGATCGAAACGATGATCAAACTAGTTGATTACAATGGTGGGCATACATTGATTCCCTATCTGGCCGCCAGAGAATTACAATCTAAAAAAAAGCAAATTAAAACTCTAAAAGAAGTGAATGCAGTCAGAGAAATTTCACTTGTTCATAGAAGAATTTTTTTAAAAGAAAAAATTATTAATGCTCTTCAAAATGAAATTATTCATAATATTCCAGATGACTTAAAATCATATAAAAAAAGTTTTGAAATTATCTCTATAGATTAA
- a CDS encoding sodium:solute symporter family protein: protein MLQNTNYCKGVKLNSTINILDQISVLDWLIFTFILVLTLAMVIYGNLRKNNLKESNEFLDHLLMGRQLTLPLFVATLVATWYGGIFGVTQIAFESGIYNFITQGVFWYIAYLIFAFFLVDKITPYKAITLPDLLGKMFGPISSRIGALFNFLNVVPVAYTIGLGLFTQALFGGELWSNMLIGIAFVLLYSTGGGLRSVVYSDLIQFLVMCSAVFIVVIYSIMDFGGPSFLQNHLPISYFKLTGNHSLSTTFVWGLIALSTLVDPNFYQRVFAAKSPQIAKKGILISTLIWICFDLCTTMGAMYAKAVIPNSESGQAYMIYALQLLPNGLKGFFMAGILATILSTIDSYLFVAGTSLSFDLTAKKHRTLFWHRLSVILVGLFSVLLAHFFNGNIKSVWKTLGSYSAACLLLPVLIGHIFPGRISDRSFSFACLVGVVGTSYWRTATHNGFWKNVDEIYIGTLCTGVVLFTYMAIYTKFKKKKSVRI from the coding sequence ATGCTACAGAACACCAATTATTGTAAGGGAGTTAAATTGAACAGTACAATTAATATTTTAGATCAGATTTCTGTACTTGACTGGCTTATTTTTACATTTATCCTTGTACTTACTTTAGCAATGGTCATTTACGGAAATCTTAGGAAAAATAATTTAAAAGAAAGTAATGAGTTTTTAGATCATTTACTCATGGGAAGACAACTCACCCTCCCACTTTTTGTCGCCACACTTGTGGCCACATGGTATGGGGGAATTTTTGGTGTCACTCAAATCGCTTTTGAGAGTGGGATTTATAACTTTATTACTCAAGGTGTTTTTTGGTATATCGCCTATTTAATTTTTGCTTTTTTTCTAGTTGATAAAATTACTCCCTATAAGGCCATCACTCTCCCTGACCTTCTCGGTAAGATGTTTGGGCCCATTTCTTCAAGGATTGGAGCACTCTTTAATTTCCTTAATGTCGTCCCTGTGGCATACACAATAGGCCTAGGTCTCTTCACCCAAGCTCTTTTTGGAGGTGAACTTTGGTCAAACATGCTTATAGGTATTGCCTTTGTCTTACTTTATTCAACAGGTGGAGGACTCAGATCGGTTGTCTATTCTGATCTGATCCAATTTTTAGTGATGTGTAGTGCTGTTTTTATCGTGGTTATTTACTCAATTATGGATTTTGGTGGCCCAAGTTTTTTACAAAATCATTTACCCATTTCATATTTCAAGCTTACAGGAAATCATTCGTTATCCACTACATTTGTTTGGGGCCTGATTGCCCTATCGACCCTCGTTGATCCAAATTTTTATCAGAGAGTTTTTGCAGCAAAATCACCACAAATTGCTAAAAAAGGTATCCTGATTTCAACTCTTATCTGGATATGTTTTGATTTATGTACAACTATGGGTGCCATGTATGCAAAAGCAGTTATTCCAAACTCTGAATCTGGACAGGCGTATATGATTTATGCACTTCAGTTACTACCTAATGGCCTTAAAGGTTTCTTTATGGCCGGCATTTTAGCGACAATACTTTCTACAATAGACTCTTACTTATTTGTGGCCGGAACAAGTTTATCATTTGACTTAACTGCAAAAAAACATCGAACTCTCTTTTGGCATCGACTAAGTGTTATACTAGTAGGACTTTTCTCTGTTTTACTTGCTCATTTTTTTAACGGAAATATTAAGAGCGTATGGAAAACTTTAGGCTCCTATTCTGCAGCATGTCTTTTGTTGCCAGTCCTAATAGGACATATATTTCCTGGAAGAATTTCTGACAGATCTTTTAGCTTTGCTTGTTTAGTCGGTGTTGTAGGTACAAGTTATTGGCGCACAGCAACTCACAATGGTTTTTGGAAAAACGTTGATGAAATCTACATAGGAACACTTTGTACTGGTGTAGTACTATTTACTTATATGGCCATCTATACAAAATTTAAAAAGAAAAAATCAGTTAGGATTTAA
- a CDS encoding NADP-dependent malic enzyme: MKDSKDNNDLALKYHSSGRPGKIEVQSTKPTLTANDLSLAYSPGVASPCLEIAKNPEDAYKYTTKGNLVGVVSNGSAVLGLGNIGALAGKPVMEGKGVLFKRFADIDVFDIEVDEPSIEGMVRIVKSLEPTFGGINLEDIKAPECFEIEKQLIELMDIPVFHDDQHGTAIIAAAGFINALEVIGKKASEVKVVFSGAGAASMATANLFMELGVRKENLVMTDSKGVIYEGRRDGMNPYKEKYAIRTEARTLEDAMKNADAFIGCSARGVLSKEMVKTMAKDPIIFAMANPEPEIYPYEVEEVRSDAIMATGRSDFPNQVNNVLGFPFIFRGALDVRARKINPEMKIAAVRALASLAKEEVPEEVKMAYGNKEFSFGRNYLIPKPFDRRVLTSVAPAVAKAAIESGVARIEIKDFWEYTKNLEERLSSSAEFTKNLRDKLSAKVKKLGRPVNMLFAEGSNTRILQTANLLSQENRINPVLLGDKETIHKKMDDLGLSNLKELEIITPEKHPKFNEFSELFYRERQRKGVSYNYARELMGQENYFGPMLVKHGMADTMLSGPTQTFPECFVPILRSIGTVGDVKSAGIYILVFRNRILFLADCTVQPDPSSEDLADIAASTAQLYRKIMNKKPKIAFLSYSNFGSSDNSGPQKVRQAVEITKNKFPELIVDGELQADVAVNSALLDKLFPFNELKGPADILIFPDLDAANISYKLIQQLSDASAIGPLLTPLNKNINIIQRTANVNEIVNMSILTSVLTLEDMER; this comes from the coding sequence ATGAAAGATAGTAAAGATAATAACGATCTGGCCCTAAAGTATCACTCTAGTGGGCGACCAGGAAAAATTGAAGTCCAATCCACTAAACCTACTCTAACTGCAAATGACTTATCATTGGCCTACTCTCCTGGAGTCGCAAGTCCTTGTTTGGAAATTGCAAAAAATCCCGAAGATGCTTACAAATATACGACGAAAGGAAATTTAGTCGGTGTTGTATCAAATGGAAGTGCAGTCCTTGGTCTTGGCAATATTGGAGCTCTGGCAGGTAAACCTGTTATGGAGGGTAAGGGAGTTCTGTTTAAAAGATTTGCAGACATCGATGTTTTTGATATCGAAGTTGATGAACCATCTATCGAGGGAATGGTTCGTATCGTAAAATCTCTGGAACCAACATTTGGTGGTATAAACTTAGAAGATATTAAAGCACCTGAGTGTTTTGAAATTGAAAAGCAGTTAATTGAACTTATGGATATACCAGTCTTTCATGATGATCAACACGGAACGGCCATCATTGCTGCTGCTGGTTTTATAAATGCTCTTGAAGTGATAGGCAAAAAGGCCAGTGAAGTAAAAGTTGTATTTAGCGGTGCGGGAGCAGCGTCTATGGCCACTGCAAATCTCTTCATGGAATTAGGTGTAAGAAAAGAAAATTTAGTGATGACGGATTCAAAAGGTGTCATTTATGAAGGCAGACGCGACGGAATGAATCCCTATAAAGAAAAGTATGCAATTAGAACTGAGGCCAGAACATTAGAAGATGCTATGAAGAATGCTGATGCCTTCATAGGTTGTTCAGCTCGAGGAGTTTTATCCAAAGAAATGGTCAAAACAATGGCCAAAGATCCAATCATTTTTGCCATGGCCAATCCAGAGCCTGAAATTTATCCCTATGAAGTTGAAGAAGTCCGTAGTGATGCAATTATGGCAACAGGAAGATCTGATTTTCCTAACCAAGTTAATAATGTACTAGGCTTTCCCTTTATCTTTAGAGGGGCCCTTGATGTACGCGCTAGAAAAATAAATCCAGAAATGAAAATAGCTGCTGTAAGGGCACTGGCATCTCTTGCAAAAGAAGAAGTTCCGGAAGAAGTAAAAATGGCCTATGGAAATAAGGAATTCTCATTCGGAAGAAACTATCTCATCCCTAAACCATTTGACAGAAGAGTTCTCACATCTGTGGCCCCTGCTGTTGCAAAGGCGGCCATTGAGTCAGGGGTCGCTCGTATTGAAATAAAGGATTTTTGGGAGTACACCAAAAACTTAGAAGAAAGACTGAGTTCTTCAGCAGAGTTTACAAAAAATCTAAGAGATAAATTATCGGCAAAAGTAAAAAAACTTGGCCGTCCAGTAAATATGTTATTTGCTGAAGGAAGTAACACGAGAATACTTCAGACGGCAAATTTGCTTTCACAGGAAAACAGAATCAACCCTGTGTTACTTGGAGACAAGGAAACTATACATAAAAAAATGGATGACTTAGGTCTTTCAAATTTGAAAGAACTTGAAATTATTACTCCTGAAAAACATCCAAAATTTAACGAGTTTTCTGAATTATTTTATAGAGAGAGACAAAGAAAAGGTGTTTCCTATAATTATGCAAGAGAATTAATGGGCCAGGAAAATTATTTTGGACCTATGTTAGTGAAGCATGGTATGGCCGATACAATGCTCAGTGGGCCAACTCAAACATTTCCGGAATGTTTTGTCCCAATTTTAAGAAGTATTGGAACTGTTGGTGATGTTAAGAGCGCTGGTATCTACATTCTTGTGTTTAGAAATCGAATCCTCTTTCTGGCCGATTGTACGGTTCAACCTGATCCCAGCAGTGAAGATTTAGCTGATATTGCTGCCAGTACTGCTCAATTGTATAGAAAAATAATGAACAAAAAACCAAAAATCGCGTTTTTGAGTTATTCTAATTTTGGTTCGTCAGACAATTCAGGACCTCAAAAAGTAAGACAGGCAGTTGAGATCACCAAAAATAAATTTCCAGAACTCATTGTCGATGGAGAACTTCAAGCGGATGTTGCGGTTAATTCTGCATTATTAGATAAATTATTTCCTTTTAATGAATTGAAAGGCCCTGCTGATATTTTAATATTCCCAGATTTGGATGCGGCGAATATTTCCTATAAACTCATCCAACAATTAAGTGATGCTTCGGCCATAGGCCCATTACTTACGCCTTTAAACAAAAATATAAACATCATTCAAAGAACGGCCAATGTTAATGAGATTGTCAATATGTCAATATTAACTTCCGTTCTTACATTAGAGGATATGGAGAGGTAG
- a CDS encoding RidA family protein: MTKKIIQTDKAPAAVGTYSQGVEVNGVYYFSGQIGLDPKTMEMKEGFQGQLDQILSNVDGLLESQQLGRENIFKTTIFVTDLVNFPLVNTAYENYFSRPYPARSCVEVPALPKGALVEIEVLASKDV, translated from the coding sequence ATGACAAAAAAAATTATTCAAACAGATAAAGCACCTGCTGCAGTTGGAACTTATTCACAGGGAGTTGAGGTTAATGGAGTTTATTATTTTTCAGGTCAAATTGGACTTGATCCTAAGACAATGGAGATGAAGGAAGGATTTCAAGGGCAACTTGATCAAATTTTATCCAATGTTGATGGATTACTAGAATCTCAACAGCTAGGTAGAGAAAATATTTTCAAAACAACAATATTTGTAACAGATTTAGTTAATTTTCCACTTGTCAACACTGCATACGAAAATTATTTTTCACGGCCTTATCCGGCCAGATCTTGTGTTGAAGTGCCTGCTTTACCTAAAGGTGCCCTGGTTGAAATAGAAGTTTTGGCCTCAAAAGATGTTTGA
- a CDS encoding YdcF family protein — translation MFESKYVFETKRTKVKRYIKNSILSCFLAFVVYSIFSVIFVLYSHHQNKLSARHYFNRGPDLIVVFTGDKGRIPYAIKMAKEYQLSKIFITGVHNRNSVESLLTKLEIGENIDVSQLEIDYLARNTVENVLSTLRYIRSQTAMEEILIISHDYHILRIQTLIESIRSNDDPYKFFYSGVKTDYSQWRNIKILYKEFFKLIRATLFVFLWVDDVRPDDVNI, via the coding sequence ATGTTTGAAAGTAAATATGTTTTTGAAACAAAACGCACGAAAGTCAAGCGTTACATAAAAAACTCCATTTTATCTTGCTTCTTGGCCTTCGTGGTTTATTCAATTTTTAGTGTTATTTTTGTGCTTTATTCACATCACCAAAATAAACTGTCTGCAAGACATTATTTTAACCGTGGGCCAGATCTGATTGTCGTTTTCACTGGTGATAAGGGTAGAATTCCTTATGCGATAAAGATGGCCAAGGAATACCAACTCTCGAAGATATTTATTACCGGTGTTCACAATAGAAATTCAGTTGAAAGTCTACTAACCAAGTTAGAAATTGGTGAGAACATAGATGTTAGTCAGCTTGAAATTGACTACTTGGCCAGAAATACTGTTGAAAATGTACTCTCTACACTCAGGTACATACGGTCCCAAACTGCAATGGAAGAAATTTTGATTATTTCACATGACTATCATATATTAAGAATTCAAACATTGATTGAAAGCATTCGTTCAAATGATGATCCTTACAAATTTTTTTATTCTGGTGTAAAAACAGATTACTCTCAGTGGCGTAATATAAAAATTCTCTATAAAGAGTTCTTTAAACTTATAAGAGCAACCTTATTTGTTTTCCTATGGGTTGATGATGTGAGACCAGATGATGTTAATATTTAA
- a CDS encoding bifunctional (p)ppGpp synthetase/guanosine-3',5'-bis(diphosphate) 3'-pyrophosphohydrolase gives MHQLDFSHERSLDFDELKRRVSGYYPDADFQLFEKAYEFARVAHDGQMRSSGEPYFIHPLNVAATLIKLRMDMESIIAGLLHDVVEDCDVAPSEIEKIFGRNMAEIVVGLTKISKIKFKTKEESQAENFRKMVVAMAKDIRVIIVKLADRMHNMRTLQYVSEEKQKIKAKETLDIYVPLASRLGINSVKSELEDLCLRYLHPEVYYKLAEKVAMKKSERERYIRDVGDELHTKLLEFSVKAEVKGRPKHFFSIYKKMRSRGVDYEQIQDVLAFRILVPTIAECYKVLGIIHSSYKPIPGRFKDYIAIPKVNNYQSLHTTVIGPKAERIEIQVRTYEMDEVAETGVAAHWKYKEGMASGKTKLDWVQELLEFNQNVQNSSEFMDVVKNDLDIGGVFAFTPDGDVFELKKGSTPLDFAYTIHTEVGNRCVGAKVNGKMVPLKYTLKSGDTVEILTSKTQSPSKDWLNIARSSRARSKIKAWLLKQEREQWREAGRDILEKTFRLFKTSLKSMQKKDEYKVIFERFSAKNEDELFIDIGSGKYTAKEVVEVIPGLSSKAKEEEKKLEEIDSYSKKLSKTVRRKANKDNAIIVDGIDDIMVRMARCCNPIPGDEIVGYITRGRGITIHKLDCLRVHATEHGRQIHVEWNPEFGFKHPVSIRAITHDKPGILSSISKHINGIGINIRSAIAKSLPDRKGSFVFEVEVKDYSELLKVISSIESIEEVISVNRV, from the coding sequence GTGCACCAATTAGACTTCTCTCATGAACGCTCTTTAGATTTTGACGAACTCAAACGTAGAGTTAGTGGGTATTACCCTGATGCGGACTTCCAACTTTTCGAAAAAGCGTATGAATTTGCAAGAGTTGCTCATGATGGGCAGATGAGAAGCTCTGGTGAACCTTACTTTATTCACCCGTTAAATGTCGCTGCAACCTTAATCAAATTAAGAATGGACATGGAGTCAATCATTGCAGGTCTACTTCATGATGTTGTTGAAGATTGTGATGTTGCGCCATCTGAAATTGAAAAGATCTTTGGCCGAAATATGGCCGAGATTGTGGTTGGACTTACAAAAATTTCAAAAATTAAATTTAAAACAAAAGAAGAGTCACAAGCTGAAAATTTTAGGAAGATGGTTGTTGCAATGGCCAAAGACATTCGCGTGATCATTGTAAAGCTTGCAGATAGGATGCATAATATGAGAACTCTTCAATATGTGTCCGAAGAAAAACAAAAAATAAAAGCAAAAGAGACATTAGATATCTATGTTCCTTTGGCCAGTAGACTTGGGATAAACTCTGTAAAATCAGAATTGGAAGATCTTTGTCTTCGTTATTTACATCCAGAAGTATATTATAAATTGGCAGAAAAAGTTGCCATGAAAAAATCGGAGCGTGAACGCTATATACGCGATGTGGGCGATGAACTGCACACAAAACTTTTAGAGTTTTCAGTTAAAGCAGAAGTTAAAGGTCGTCCAAAGCATTTTTTTTCTATATACAAAAAAATGCGATCTCGCGGTGTGGATTATGAACAGATACAAGATGTGCTGGCCTTTCGAATTTTAGTTCCAACAATTGCTGAGTGTTATAAAGTTTTGGGAATCATTCATTCATCGTATAAACCGATTCCTGGACGATTTAAAGATTATATTGCTATTCCTAAAGTTAATAATTACCAATCACTTCACACAACGGTTATAGGTCCAAAGGCAGAGAGAATTGAAATACAAGTAAGAACTTATGAAATGGACGAAGTTGCAGAAACAGGAGTTGCTGCTCACTGGAAATATAAAGAAGGAATGGCCAGTGGAAAAACAAAATTAGATTGGGTTCAGGAGCTTCTAGAATTTAATCAAAATGTTCAAAATAGTTCTGAGTTCATGGATGTTGTAAAAAATGATTTGGATATAGGGGGAGTATTTGCTTTTACTCCAGATGGAGATGTATTTGAACTTAAAAAAGGATCAACTCCTCTAGATTTTGCCTATACAATTCATACTGAAGTAGGAAATAGATGTGTTGGAGCAAAGGTTAATGGCAAGATGGTTCCGCTTAAGTATACACTTAAATCAGGAGACACAGTTGAGATACTCACGAGTAAGACTCAAAGTCCATCTAAGGATTGGTTAAATATTGCTAGAAGTTCTCGTGCTCGGTCAAAAATTAAAGCTTGGCTACTTAAACAAGAAAGAGAGCAATGGAGAGAGGCCGGCAGGGATATTCTTGAAAAGACATTCAGGCTATTTAAAACATCTCTCAAATCAATGCAAAAAAAAGACGAGTATAAAGTTATTTTTGAGAGGTTTAGCGCAAAGAATGAAGATGAACTTTTCATAGACATTGGCTCTGGAAAGTATACGGCCAAAGAAGTGGTTGAAGTAATTCCAGGTCTTTCAAGTAAAGCAAAAGAAGAAGAAAAAAAGTTAGAAGAAATAGATTCATATTCAAAAAAATTGTCTAAAACAGTAAGGCGCAAGGCCAATAAAGACAATGCGATTATTGTTGATGGAATTGATGATATTATGGTTAGAATGGCCAGATGTTGTAATCCAATTCCAGGTGATGAGATCGTAGGCTATATTACTAGAGGAAGAGGAATTACGATTCATAAATTAGATTGTCTGAGAGTTCATGCAACGGAGCATGGAAGGCAAATTCACGTAGAATGGAATCCTGAATTTGGTTTTAAACACCCTGTAAGTATTAGAGCTATTACGCATGATAAGCCTGGTATATTATCTTCAATTTCAAAACATATAAATGGAATTGGAATAAATATTAGATCTGCGATTGCAAAATCACTTCCTGACAGAAAAGGCAGTTTTGTTTTTGAAGTTGAAGTAAAAGATTATTCTGAACTTTTAAAAGTCATTAGTTCAATTGAATCAATTGAAGAAGTCATTTCAGTTAATAGAGTTTAA